A genomic region of Leptolyngbya sp. NIES-2104 contains the following coding sequences:
- a CDS encoding glycosyltransferase, protein MKLLIVNHSCTVSVAQQFYAEIERQTGWEITIVVPENWKDEYGIQRKVQRWKDFRGDLISIPVWKSGSIPLHSYRSLFVNLLRELNPDFIYLHQEPYALVTLQVYLANYFTIRKPISFFTWQNIFKRYPIPFRQMERWVLQNTDVMFPGSYSAEAVMREKGYSGRSVLMPSGIDPAIYYPRSNTLKSELGTTDHEVLIGYVGRVVEQKGLKTLLCALNEIRSLPWRLAVVGTGEFDAEFDEIAQQLNLSDRIQKLGFVPFTETPNYLSAFDILVLPSETRANWKEQFGRVIIEAMACGTPVIGSDSGEIPHLINSTKGGLVFPEGDAIALSQRLGELIQNPELRSNYAETGKQSVLNNYTNSLLAQRFAETVKNTVEFDPRSQRSGVQSFPTP, encoded by the coding sequence ATGAAGCTTTTGATCGTAAATCATTCTTGTACGGTTTCTGTCGCTCAGCAGTTTTATGCAGAGATTGAGCGGCAGACTGGTTGGGAAATTACGATCGTCGTTCCCGAAAATTGGAAAGATGAATACGGAATTCAGCGTAAGGTTCAGCGCTGGAAAGATTTTCGCGGAGACTTGATCAGTATTCCGGTGTGGAAATCGGGAAGTATTCCGCTGCATTCTTATCGATCGCTATTTGTGAATCTGCTTCGCGAACTCAATCCTGATTTTATCTATCTGCATCAAGAACCCTATGCGTTAGTGACATTGCAGGTTTACTTAGCCAACTATTTCACCATTCGGAAACCGATTAGTTTCTTTACTTGGCAAAACATTTTCAAACGCTATCCGATTCCGTTTCGACAGATGGAGCGCTGGGTTTTACAAAATACAGATGTGATGTTTCCAGGGTCTTACAGTGCGGAAGCAGTGATGCGAGAAAAAGGGTATTCCGGGCGCAGTGTGTTGATGCCATCGGGAATTGATCCCGCAATTTACTATCCTCGATCGAACACTCTCAAATCTGAATTAGGCACGACAGATCACGAAGTTCTGATCGGATATGTTGGGCGAGTGGTCGAACAAAAAGGACTAAAAACATTACTCTGCGCTTTAAATGAAATCCGATCGCTCCCTTGGCGATTAGCAGTTGTTGGCACCGGAGAATTTGATGCCGAATTTGACGAGATCGCGCAGCAGTTAAATTTAAGCGATCGCATTCAAAAGCTCGGTTTTGTACCCTTTACCGAAACTCCAAACTATCTTTCTGCATTCGACATTTTGGTATTACCGTCTGAAACTCGTGCGAATTGGAAAGAGCAATTCGGGCGAGTGATTATCGAAGCGATGGCGTGTGGAACTCCGGTGATCGGATCAGATTCGGGTGAAATTCCGCATTTAATCAACAGCACAAAAGGTGGATTGGTATTTCCTGAAGGAGACGCGATCGCGCTTTCTCAACGACTGGGCGAATTGATTCAAAATCCAGAATTGCGATCCAACTATGCCGAAACCGGAAAACAATCGGTTCTGAACAATTACACGAATTCATTACTCGCTCAACGATTTGCTGAAACTGTGAAGAACACTGTGGAGTTTGATCCGCGATCGCAGCGTTCAGGAGTACAATCGTTTCCGACTCCTTAA
- the recJ gene encoding single-stranded-DNA-specific exonuclease RecJ gives MSDRSSIPDQRWSIHPQEPDRAVGLAIESHRSPLLTQILINRGFDTLESIQEFLDPERQSLPSPIEDFPDLAISLELLINAINDKTRIAICGDYDADGMTSTALLLRALRYLGARVDYAIPSRMSEGYGINRRIVEEFHDEGVGLILTVDNGIAAHDPIARARELGLTIIVTDHHDLPPTLPNANAILNPKLIDESSPYRGMAGVGVAYVLAVCLAQSFGQTRDLQQSLLELFTLGTIADLAPLTGVNRRWVKRGLHLLPKSKMAGIQALIQIAGLSNEKNLKPEAIGFRLGPRINAIGRLGDPQVVIELFVTDDDGVALECAMKCEQVNKQRQQLCEQIEKEAIEAYENGSLDAKGDRLLLLVQKGWHHGVIGIVASRLVERYGVPVFIGTYEDDHHIRGSARSIPEFNVFEALEFCKDLMLKCGGHKAAGGFSFEADRLDEIRSRLRTFAHRSLKPEHLKPLVTIDAQADLSQLDLALHAQLDALHPCGMDNPDPVFWTPNVLLDEQRRIGKGHLKLVLRSGNQKINAIAWRWGEYFPLPSPLDVAYRLKSNEWNNEVSVQLEIIGVRRPQSHQTEFTFSDRPYTCLLLEKRGIQELRIQNTKGETLIIQKGQKIGTLGKLNQVMQEVDVSQSPFYDLVKAAVNALQV, from the coding sequence ATGTCTGATCGATCGAGCATTCCGGATCAACGCTGGTCTATTCATCCTCAAGAGCCGGATCGTGCCGTTGGGCTTGCCATTGAGAGTCATCGATCGCCGCTTCTGACGCAGATTTTGATCAATCGCGGCTTTGACACCCTCGAATCGATTCAAGAATTTCTCGACCCAGAACGCCAATCGCTTCCTTCACCGATCGAAGATTTTCCCGATCTCGCAATCAGTTTGGAACTCTTGATCAATGCGATCAATGACAAAACTCGAATTGCGATTTGTGGTGACTATGATGCGGATGGCATGACCAGTACTGCTTTGTTGCTCCGCGCTCTGAGATATTTAGGCGCGAGAGTTGACTATGCGATTCCCAGTCGAATGAGCGAAGGATATGGTATCAATCGCCGCATTGTCGAAGAGTTTCACGATGAAGGGGTGGGACTGATTCTAACCGTAGACAATGGCATCGCAGCACATGATCCGATCGCACGAGCTAGAGAACTTGGGTTAACCATCATTGTGACGGATCACCACGATTTACCGCCAACGCTGCCGAATGCAAATGCAATTCTGAATCCGAAGTTAATCGATGAAAGCTCACCATATCGGGGAATGGCTGGAGTCGGTGTGGCGTATGTTCTCGCGGTTTGTTTAGCTCAAAGCTTTGGACAGACACGCGACTTACAGCAATCTTTGTTAGAGCTATTTACTCTGGGCACGATCGCGGATTTAGCTCCTTTAACCGGAGTCAATCGCCGCTGGGTGAAACGCGGTTTACATCTATTGCCGAAGTCAAAAATGGCAGGCATTCAGGCGTTGATCCAAATTGCAGGATTGAGCAATGAAAAGAATCTCAAACCTGAAGCGATCGGCTTTCGATTAGGTCCAAGAATTAATGCGATCGGGCGTTTAGGTGATCCCCAAGTCGTGATTGAACTCTTTGTCACTGATGACGATGGAGTTGCTTTAGAATGCGCGATGAAATGCGAACAGGTCAATAAACAGCGTCAGCAACTCTGTGAACAGATCGAGAAAGAAGCGATCGAAGCCTACGAAAATGGTTCACTTGATGCAAAAGGCGATCGCCTTTTATTGCTGGTTCAGAAAGGTTGGCATCATGGCGTGATTGGAATTGTTGCCTCTCGGTTAGTCGAACGATATGGAGTTCCAGTTTTCATCGGAACTTACGAAGATGATCATCACATTCGCGGATCAGCCCGGAGCATTCCAGAATTCAATGTGTTTGAAGCATTAGAGTTTTGCAAAGATCTGATGCTGAAATGTGGAGGACACAAAGCAGCAGGCGGATTTTCATTTGAAGCCGATCGCTTAGATGAAATTCGATCGCGATTAAGAACCTTTGCCCACCGATCGCTAAAACCCGAACATTTAAAACCATTAGTCACGATCGACGCTCAAGCCGATTTGTCTCAACTCGATTTAGCGCTTCATGCTCAACTCGATGCGCTTCATCCCTGCGGTATGGACAATCCTGATCCGGTTTTCTGGACACCGAATGTTTTACTCGATGAGCAGCGACGAATTGGTAAAGGTCATCTCAAATTAGTATTGCGATCGGGAAATCAGAAAATTAATGCGATCGCGTGGCGTTGGGGCGAATATTTCCCGCTGCCTAGCCCGTTAGATGTCGCGTATCGGTTGAAATCGAACGAATGGAACAATGAAGTTTCGGTGCAACTCGAAATCATTGGCGTTCGACGACCGCAATCTCATCAGACAGAATTTACGTTTAGCGATCGACCCTATACCTGTTTGTTGCTCGAAAAACGCGGCATTCAAGAGCTAAGAATTCAGAATACTAAAGGTGAAACTTTAATTATTCAAAAGGGACAGAAAATTGGAACGCTTGGAAAACTCAATCAAGTCATGCAAGAAGTCGATGTTTCGCAATCTCCGTTTTATGACTTGGTAAAAGCTGCGGTGAATGCTTTGCAGGTCTAG
- a CDS encoding ABC transporter permease yields the protein MKAPSISESAPSPPRWLQPVFMLAPAGLWLLLLLIIPTLIIFQLSLVPNIRPGDVVNPSGLDNYWRIFQPESFPVILRSLFFSVGTMLSCLILGFPVAYWIALFSPKRWRNLLLIGFTLPLWTSTLLRSYAWISILRRTGVLNSVLTSVGLPALDLLNHPIAVLIGMTYSLLPYMVLILYASLEKLDRQLLEAAADLGATPTQTFWKITVPQCLPGITAGCLLVFITGLGDFINPELLGGTSSRTAARLVYDQFLGATQNWGYGSALSIILILVVSLAIALLIKYGDKNAKSL from the coding sequence ATGAAAGCGCCCTCGATTTCAGAATCCGCCCCAAGTCCCCCACGTTGGTTGCAGCCCGTTTTTATGCTGGCTCCCGCTGGACTCTGGTTGCTGTTGCTGCTGATTATTCCGACGCTGATTATTTTCCAACTCAGCCTCGTGCCGAACATCAGACCCGGTGATGTCGTCAATCCATCGGGACTCGATAACTACTGGCGGATTTTTCAGCCTGAAAGTTTTCCGGTGATTCTGCGATCGCTCTTTTTCTCCGTCGGAACCATGCTTTCTTGTCTGATTCTCGGCTTTCCGGTTGCGTACTGGATCGCGTTATTTTCTCCGAAACGCTGGCGCAATTTGTTGCTAATCGGGTTTACGTTGCCGCTCTGGACTTCGACATTATTGCGATCGTATGCCTGGATTAGTATTCTGCGTAGAACAGGCGTTCTCAATAGTGTTCTTACTAGCGTTGGTTTACCTGCACTCGATTTATTAAATCACCCGATCGCAGTCTTAATCGGAATGACTTACAGTTTATTACCGTATATGGTTTTAATTCTGTATGCGTCACTGGAAAAGCTCGATCGTCAACTGCTTGAAGCTGCCGCAGATTTAGGAGCGACACCGACGCAAACTTTCTGGAAGATCACCGTTCCGCAATGCTTACCTGGAATTACTGCGGGTTGCTTATTAGTGTTCATTACGGGATTGGGCGACTTTATCAATCCAGAATTACTCGGGGGCACGTCGAGCCGTACCGCAGCCCGATTAGTTTACGACCAGTTTCTCGGTGCGACACAGAACTGGGGATATGGTTCAGCGCTGAGTATAATTTTGATTTTGGTCGTGAGTTTAGCGATCGCGCTTCTGATCAAATACGGAGATAAAAATGCAAAGTCCCTCTAA
- a CDS encoding ABC transporter permease, with protein sequence MQSPSKFHASAFFTALMFGFMYLPIAVLTFYSFNEAPNSAQWKGFTFSWYIKFFQDGRILSALWDSVLVASLATGIAAIIGTLMAIGLARYQFFGKKLFQGAAYLPLIIPDIAIAVATLVFLAVIAVPLSLGTIVAAHVVFCLAYVALVVSTRLANLDPHLEEAALDLGATPFQSLLFVLLPQLTPAIVSGCLLAFVLSMDDFLISSFTAGGGVTTLPMEIFSRIRTSVRPDMNALSVVLMIASAGFALIAEVICYRSEKKRFQ encoded by the coding sequence ATGCAAAGTCCCTCTAAGTTTCACGCTTCTGCATTCTTTACGGCTCTGATGTTTGGCTTTATGTATTTGCCGATCGCAGTCCTCACGTTCTACAGTTTCAACGAAGCTCCAAATAGCGCTCAATGGAAAGGTTTTACGTTCTCTTGGTACATCAAATTTTTTCAGGATGGGCGCATTTTATCCGCGCTTTGGGATAGCGTCTTAGTCGCAAGTTTAGCGACCGGAATTGCAGCAATCATCGGGACTTTGATGGCGATCGGTTTAGCTCGGTATCAGTTCTTTGGTAAAAAACTGTTTCAAGGTGCAGCGTATTTGCCGTTGATTATTCCTGATATTGCGATCGCGGTTGCAACTCTAGTATTTCTTGCCGTGATCGCTGTTCCATTAAGTTTAGGAACGATCGTTGCGGCTCACGTTGTGTTTTGTCTAGCATACGTGGCTTTAGTTGTTTCTACGAGATTAGCGAATCTTGATCCGCATTTAGAAGAAGCCGCTTTAGATTTAGGTGCAACACCGTTTCAATCATTGCTGTTTGTATTGCTGCCACAGTTGACTCCTGCGATCGTTTCAGGATGTCTTTTAGCGTTCGTGCTGAGTATGGATGACTTTCTGATTTCCAGTTTTACAGCGGGTGGTGGAGTGACGACTTTACCGATGGAAATCTTTAGCCGCATTCGTACCAGCGTTAGACCTGATATGAACGCGCTTAGTGTTGTCTTGATGATTGCTTCTGCTGGGTTTGCTCTAATCGCAGAAGTGATTTGCTATCGGAGCGAGAAAAAGCGGTTTCAATAA
- a CDS encoding DevA family ABC transporter ATP-binding protein, whose translation MSQNSIIDIQGVNHYYGSGRLRKQILFEVTTSIEPGEVVIMTGPSGSGKTTLLTLIGALRSTQEGSMRVLGQELQNAPERELVELRRNIGYIFQAHNLLNSLTARQNVQMPIELHSDIPQAKSREMAESMLSAVGLGEWINQYPNELSGGQKQRVAIARALVCNPKIVLADEPTAALDKKSGRDVVEIMQNLAKKQGAAILLVTHDNRILDIADRIINMEDGRLTSLEVSPA comes from the coding sequence ATGTCACAGAATTCCATCATCGATATTCAAGGGGTTAATCACTATTACGGTTCGGGACGATTGCGGAAACAAATTCTATTTGAGGTCACAACGTCGATCGAACCGGGTGAAGTCGTGATTATGACAGGTCCTTCTGGCTCTGGAAAAACAACGCTGCTGACATTGATTGGGGCGCTGCGATCGACACAAGAAGGCAGTATGCGAGTGCTAGGACAGGAATTACAGAATGCTCCGGAGCGGGAACTGGTCGAATTGCGGCGCAATATTGGTTATATTTTCCAGGCTCATAACTTGCTAAATTCGCTCACTGCTCGACAGAATGTGCAAATGCCGATCGAGCTTCATTCGGATATTCCACAAGCGAAGTCTCGTGAAATGGCAGAATCCATGCTGTCAGCGGTCGGACTCGGTGAATGGATCAATCAATATCCAAATGAGTTATCCGGTGGGCAGAAACAACGAGTCGCGATCGCTCGTGCGCTTGTGTGCAATCCTAAGATCGTTTTAGCCGATGAACCGACTGCCGCACTTGATAAAAAATCAGGTCGTGATGTTGTGGAGATTATGCAAAATTTGGCAAAGAAACAGGGAGCCGCGATTCTGCTCGTGACGCACGATAACCGGATTTTGGATATTGCCGATCGTATTATCAACATGGAAGACGGACGATTGACCTCTCTGGAAGTTTCGCCCGCCTGA
- the devC gene encoding ABC transporter permease DevC, which produces MFSIPLAWLQLKREKVRLLVALAGIGFAVILMFLQLGFQDALFESAITLHQNIEGDIFLISPQSTSLISMKSFPERRLYQSLGFAGVKSISPIYIGFGIWKNPFWQGPPAPQTRSILVIGTNPGDDIFAIPGVSENRSKIRLTDVVLFDSASRPEFGPVPEKFKALNPADPAIRTEVESRRVEVGGLFRLGASFGADGNLITSDLNFRRIFPNRDPSQIDIGVIKLEPGANLEAALARFKNLPGERRVDPNKKPEETKEDFVVGDVRVMSKAAFVAFEQNYWKDSTAIGFIFTLGAAIGFVVGTVIVYQILYTDVADHLAEYATLKAMGYKNRYLLSVVFQEALILSVMGYIPGYILCVGLYNLTRNATSLPLAMTLSRGIIVLCLTILMCVISGAIAVRKVQQADPADIF; this is translated from the coding sequence ATGTTTTCGATTCCCCTCGCTTGGTTGCAACTGAAGCGTGAAAAGGTTCGGCTGTTAGTGGCACTTGCCGGAATTGGATTTGCAGTGATTTTGATGTTTCTGCAACTTGGATTCCAAGATGCACTCTTTGAGAGTGCGATTACGCTGCATCAGAATATTGAGGGCGATATTTTTCTCATTAGTCCGCAATCGACTTCGCTGATTTCGATGAAGAGCTTTCCTGAGCGGCGATTGTATCAGTCGTTGGGATTTGCGGGCGTGAAGTCGATTAGCCCGATTTATATCGGATTTGGGATTTGGAAGAATCCGTTTTGGCAAGGTCCGCCTGCGCCGCAAACTCGAAGTATTTTGGTGATTGGGACGAATCCGGGCGATGACATTTTCGCAATTCCGGGGGTGTCGGAGAATCGATCGAAGATTCGCTTAACTGATGTCGTTTTATTCGACAGTGCATCGCGTCCAGAGTTCGGTCCAGTTCCAGAAAAATTCAAAGCGCTCAATCCTGCTGATCCGGCAATTCGCACCGAGGTCGAATCGCGTCGGGTTGAGGTCGGCGGTTTGTTTCGATTAGGGGCTTCGTTCGGAGCGGATGGCAACTTAATTACCAGCGATCTCAATTTTCGTCGAATTTTTCCGAATCGCGATCCTTCTCAAATCGATATCGGTGTGATCAAACTTGAACCCGGTGCCAATTTAGAAGCAGCGTTGGCGCGATTTAAAAATCTTCCTGGAGAACGCAGAGTCGATCCAAATAAAAAGCCTGAAGAAACGAAAGAAGATTTCGTCGTGGGTGACGTGCGCGTGATGTCGAAGGCGGCATTTGTGGCATTTGAACAGAATTACTGGAAAGACAGTACAGCGATCGGGTTTATTTTCACGTTGGGTGCAGCGATCGGGTTTGTGGTCGGAACCGTGATCGTTTATCAAATTCTCTATACTGATGTTGCCGATCACTTAGCGGAATATGCCACGTTAAAAGCAATGGGCTATAAGAATCGCTATCTGTTATCAGTTGTATTTCAGGAAGCGTTGATTTTGTCAGTCATGGGATACATCCCTGGTTATATTCTTTGTGTTGGGCTTTATAATCTCACTCGCAATGCAACTTCTTTGCCGTTAGCAATGACACTTTCGAGGGGCATTATCGTTCTATGTCTGACCATTTTAATGTGCGTGATTTCTGGTGCGATCGCAGTTCGTAAAGTTCAACAAGCTGATCCGGCTGATATTTTCTAA
- a CDS encoding ABC exporter membrane fusion protein has translation MKFKPLMKPEGARVVLIGSAIALAFTGFGIFSYSIFRPNSQPSPAQIAAPQSEAIDAISALGRLEPEGGVIKVSAPSASISSGLGGSRIERVLVKEGAKVKANQPLAVLDSYQTLLASAMQAEAQVKEAEARLAQVQVGAKQGDINAQRATVLRAQAELPKAEAEFFKVDAEYQKAKRDYDRFAKLLSEGAVNELEVSNRKLTLDTTEKQRQQAALVVQQAKLELEGARQTLNSVAEVRPTDVQQAQAGVQVAMANFNRAKADLDKAIVRAPAEGQVLKIHTDPGEVVGNDGVLDLGRTNQMYVVAEVDENSINKVKAGQRAKITGFAFPGEMMGTVDRVGLQIRKNEVLNTDPVDKTDTRVVEVRIRLDNSEPVAGLTNLQVRVAIEP, from the coding sequence GTGAAGTTCAAACCACTGATGAAACCGGAGGGGGCAAGAGTCGTCTTGATCGGATCAGCGATCGCGCTTGCATTCACCGGATTTGGTATTTTCTCGTACTCGATCTTTCGTCCCAATTCTCAGCCTTCTCCCGCTCAAATCGCCGCTCCTCAATCTGAAGCGATCGATGCAATCAGTGCATTGGGACGCTTAGAACCAGAAGGCGGCGTGATCAAAGTGTCGGCTCCGAGCGCATCAATCTCTAGCGGACTGGGTGGGTCGCGAATTGAGCGGGTGTTGGTCAAAGAAGGCGCAAAGGTCAAAGCGAATCAACCTTTGGCAGTGTTGGATAGTTATCAAACTTTGCTGGCATCGGCAATGCAGGCGGAAGCTCAAGTGAAAGAAGCAGAGGCGCGATTAGCTCAGGTACAAGTAGGCGCGAAACAAGGCGATATCAATGCTCAGAGAGCGACCGTACTGCGGGCACAGGCGGAATTGCCAAAAGCTGAAGCGGAATTCTTTAAGGTCGATGCTGAATATCAAAAAGCGAAGCGGGATTACGATCGATTTGCCAAGCTATTGAGTGAGGGTGCGGTGAACGAATTGGAAGTGAGTAACCGCAAACTCACGTTAGATACAACCGAGAAACAACGCCAGCAAGCAGCGCTAGTGGTTCAGCAAGCAAAATTAGAGCTTGAAGGTGCAAGACAGACCTTGAATAGTGTGGCAGAAGTTCGTCCGACCGATGTACAGCAAGCGCAAGCAGGGGTACAGGTGGCGATGGCGAATTTCAACCGGGCGAAAGCGGATTTAGATAAAGCGATCGTGCGTGCTCCGGCTGAGGGTCAAGTGCTGAAAATTCATACTGATCCAGGTGAAGTCGTTGGCAATGATGGTGTGCTCGATTTAGGTCGCACGAATCAAATGTATGTCGTTGCAGAAGTCGATGAGAATTCGATTAATAAAGTGAAAGCAGGACAGCGGGCGAAGATTACCGGATTTGCGTTTCCGGGGGAAATGATGGGAACGGTCGATCGCGTGGGCTTGCAGATTCGTAAAAATGAAGTGCTCAATACTGATCCGGTCGATAAGACGGATACGCGAGTCGTTGAAGTCAGAATTCGTTTGGATAATAGTGAACCTGTGGCAGGCTTGACGAATTTGCAGGTTAGAGTCGCGATCGAGCCATAA
- the puuE gene encoding allantoinase PuuE has translation MSAYPRDMVGYGQNPPHPQWKDQARVAVQFVINYEEGGENCILHGDPASEAFLSEIPGAAPFVGLRHMNMESCYEYGSRAGFWRLHRMFTSRDIPVTVYGIAMALERNPEVVAAMKAADWEIASHGYRWIDYKDFSEEAEREHLKKAIDIHTRVTGSRPLGWYTGRNSPHTQKLVIEEGGFLYDSDSYADDLPYWVNGNGKPHLVIPYTLDNNDMRFSTSQGFNSGDQFFAYLQDAFDVLYEEGATAPKMMSVGLHCRLVGRPGRAASLARFLDYIQGHDRVWLCRRIDIARHWHEHHKPQA, from the coding sequence ATGTCTGCATATCCCAGAGATATGGTGGGTTACGGACAAAATCCGCCACACCCCCAATGGAAAGATCAAGCCCGCGTCGCTGTTCAGTTCGTCATCAACTACGAAGAAGGAGGCGAAAATTGTATTCTCCACGGTGATCCAGCCTCCGAAGCGTTTTTATCGGAAATTCCCGGAGCCGCGCCGTTTGTAGGATTGCGGCATATGAATATGGAATCGTGCTACGAGTACGGCAGTCGGGCGGGATTTTGGCGATTGCATCGGATGTTTACGTCGCGAGACATTCCGGTGACGGTGTACGGGATTGCGATGGCGTTAGAGCGCAACCCGGAAGTTGTAGCAGCGATGAAAGCAGCGGATTGGGAAATTGCCAGTCATGGATATCGCTGGATTGACTACAAGGATTTTTCTGAAGAAGCGGAGCGGGAACATTTGAAAAAAGCGATCGACATTCACACCCGCGTGACTGGAAGCCGTCCACTCGGCTGGTACACCGGACGCAACAGTCCGCATACTCAGAAATTGGTAATCGAAGAAGGTGGCTTTCTCTACGATTCTGATAGTTATGCTGATGATCTCCCGTATTGGGTGAACGGCAATGGAAAGCCGCATTTGGTGATTCCGTACACGCTCGACAACAACGATATGCGTTTTTCTACCAGTCAAGGCTTTAATTCGGGCGATCAGTTTTTCGCCTATCTTCAAGATGCGTTTGATGTCTTGTATGAGGAAGGGGCAACTGCGCCGAAAATGATGAGTGTGGGATTACATTGTCGATTAGTCGGAAGACCGGGAAGAGCAGCATCACTGGCGCGATTTTTGGATTATATTCAGGGACACGATCGTGTTTGGCTCTGTCGTCGAATCGATATCGCCCGTCACTGGCACGAACATCACAAACCCCAGGCTTAG
- a CDS encoding DUF3110 domain-containing protein translates to MQVFVLLFNADTDNPGIHTISVGDQNLVLMFAQEDDALRYSLMLEAQDFAVPSVEKIDQEEIEEFCRDAGYEAYLIPENFVPQNEFERLLLAPPERNIEETDWNPEEEPEDESDLSSRDLDQIRRQLEGLL, encoded by the coding sequence ATGCAAGTATTCGTCTTACTTTTCAACGCCGACACTGATAATCCAGGAATTCACACGATTAGTGTGGGCGATCAGAATCTCGTGTTGATGTTTGCTCAGGAAGACGATGCCCTGCGGTATTCGCTGATGTTGGAAGCTCAAGATTTTGCGGTGCCGAGTGTGGAAAAAATTGACCAAGAAGAAATTGAAGAATTTTGTCGCGATGCGGGTTACGAAGCGTATTTAATTCCAGAGAATTTCGTGCCGCAAAATGAATTTGAGCGGTTGCTACTCGCGCCACCCGAAAGAAATATCGAAGAAACCGACTGGAATCCTGAAGAGGAGCCAGAGGATGAATCGGATCTGTCGAGCCGGGATCTCGATCAAATTCGTCGCCAATTAGAAGGATTACTTTAA
- a CDS encoding hemolysin family protein, giving the protein MTAPIPLVLAVPTQDLSSADIGLRFLSVMLLIAINAFFVTAEFSIVSVRRSRINQLVDAGDIQAKTVQSLQRSIDRLLSTTQLGITLSSLALGWIGESTMAAVVSTWFGRLPLPNGLIQPISHTASTAIAFLMIAYLQIVLGELCPKSLALLYSEEIARFLGPFSLAIARFFNPFIWVLNQSTRLLLRLIGVQYTGQGWYNQVTPEELQLIIATSTESSGLEQEERELLSNVFEFGEVSAESVMIRRPSMITLPIDATVRDLLVEVAESGHSRFPVIGESIDDICGLVHLKELAEPLVQGTLKMDSPIKSWIHPARFVPEYTSLGELLTLMQRDRQHMVMVVDEFGGTAGLVTIQDLVTQIIGDPPESESEGDLEIQKVDENTFLIQAQVDVEEVNDRLNLDLPVTDEYQTLGGFLFYQWQKIPHKGETLQYANYELTVVSAEGPRLHEIRVHRIETPEMLEELSKQD; this is encoded by the coding sequence ATGACTGCCCCTATTCCGCTTGTGCTGGCGGTTCCGACTCAGGATCTCAGTTCTGCCGATATCGGACTCCGATTTTTGTCGGTGATGTTGCTAATTGCCATCAACGCATTCTTTGTCACGGCTGAATTTTCGATCGTCTCAGTTCGCCGCTCTCGGATTAATCAACTCGTCGATGCGGGTGATATTCAGGCGAAAACGGTTCAATCACTTCAGCGGAGTATCGATCGATTACTCTCGACTACACAGCTTGGAATTACGTTATCGAGTTTGGCGCTCGGTTGGATTGGCGAATCAACAATGGCGGCGGTCGTTTCGACTTGGTTTGGTCGATTGCCGTTACCGAATGGGTTGATTCAACCGATTTCACATACGGCTTCGACTGCGATCGCATTTCTCATGATCGCTTATTTGCAAATCGTATTGGGTGAACTGTGTCCGAAGTCGTTGGCGCTTTTGTATTCAGAAGAGATCGCTAGATTTTTAGGACCGTTTAGTTTAGCGATCGCTAGATTTTTCAATCCGTTTATCTGGGTATTGAATCAATCGACTCGCTTACTGTTGCGATTGATCGGTGTTCAATACACGGGGCAAGGTTGGTATAACCAAGTCACGCCTGAAGAATTGCAGTTGATCATTGCGACTTCAACCGAATCGAGCGGACTCGAACAAGAAGAACGCGAACTTCTGAGTAACGTTTTTGAGTTCGGAGAAGTTTCAGCCGAATCTGTAATGATCCGACGACCGAGCATGATCACATTACCGATCGATGCCACCGTTCGCGATTTATTAGTTGAAGTGGCTGAAAGTGGTCACTCTCGATTTCCGGTGATCGGAGAATCGATCGATGATATCTGCGGTCTAGTCCATCTGAAGGAACTCGCAGAACCGTTAGTTCAAGGCACATTAAAAATGGATAGTCCGATCAAATCTTGGATTCATCCGGCTCGATTTGTCCCGGAATATACGAGTTTAGGCGAATTGCTTACCTTGATGCAGCGCGATCGACAACACATGGTCATGGTCGTAGACGAATTCGGCGGCACCGCAGGCTTAGTGACGATTCAAGATTTGGTGACACAAATCATCGGTGATCCGCCCGAATCCGAAAGCGAAGGAGATCTCGAAATACAGAAGGTGGATGAGAATACGTTTTTGATTCAGGCGCAAGTGGATGTTGAAGAAGTCAACGATCGCTTAAATCTCGATCTGCCTGTAACCGATGAGTATCAAACGCTGGGCGGCTTTCTGTTTTACCAATGGCAAAAAATTCCGCACAAAGGCGAAACTCTGCAATATGCCAACTATGAACTGACGGTCGTTTCCGCAGAAGGACCACGATTACACGAAATCCGGGTGCATCGAATCGAAACCCCAGAGATGCTCGAAGAATTGTCTAAGCAGGATTAA